The Rosa rugosa chromosome 3, drRosRugo1.1, whole genome shotgun sequence sequence ATCTGATACTACAGACCATATGTAGGTTCGTCAAGAGGGACAGGCTCTTGTGGGAGAGGTGAACTCTTGGTTAGATGGCAACCAGAATTTCCAACTCGGAAAACTGCAAATTGTGGAAGTACGTGGCATCACTAGCACCAAAGCTGTACTAGATTTCATCAAATTTCTGCTTTTAAATTCACCGATGCTCGAGAAGGTGTTTGTTAAGCCTGCATCTCACTATAGTTCTTCGGAACTATTAGTAAGGTTGAGCCAGTTTAGGCGCTCCTCAGCACTTGTGGAGATAATGCACTTGGACCCATGACCCGTCGCTGAATTCGGCAGCTGACAGAATTTTCTTACTGAAATGTGGATTTGGTACAGTCATgattttgtgatgcatgttgGGTGTCTTTTGTCAGAACAATGTTTCCTAGTGCCAGTACCCTTGCATTCTAGTCTCGTTAATTTGGACAAGGAAAATTTTCAAGATTTTCAATTCTCTTAAGTTGGtcaagaaataaataaatgaatagatCGAACATGTGCTAGATTAGTTAAGAACATGTTATCCAAGGAGCAACAACATTTCGACTTTACGAAACAAATAAGCaatcaaaaaatttaaaaacaaaatgttgCTTTGCTATACAATCCCAGCATTTCTCTTGTTAACACCGTAACTTCTGTTTCTTGTATAAAAATCCGCCTTCACATCGacttcatcttcctcaaaaGTCGAAGCCCTTTCCTCATCAATCCTTCCCATCTTCAATCCAACACTGTAGCTCCTCATCCCCATCGCATTATTCATTGTCGGTTGTCTAATACTAACATTTGGTCTTCCTCTTCTGTGCATCTCTGAACCTGCTACCTTGTTGTCCCGTTTCTCTGCATCGTTGTTCTTCTTTGACGACGCCGTCCTTAGAAGCTGCCTCAAATCCTCATCATCGTTCGAACTGGAGGAGTTGCCGCTGAAGCTCCTGGGCAACTGTGGTACTTGTGAAGCAGTGTAACCACCCACACCAGCGCCACCGCCACCATAACCCACCTTCGCAGCACAATCTTCTAAACTCTTCATGTAGAAGTTCTTGGCCTTGGTTAGAGACCTAATGGGTGAAGATATAAAGCGCATCAACTTGCTTTGCTTAGTTGCATTGCTCTGCCTCATGGTTTTGCTACTGCTTAAGTTTCTTTCTTGCAGATGCTACTGAATATGGATTTGGGAAATTTGAGTTGAAGTAGAGCAGATGTCAAATCGTATATAAAGGTGTGGGGGATTTGGGTTCTTCTAGTTGCAGTCAAACTGGGATGGCAAGCCAAGAGAAGAAAAGTCGTCATGCGTGGACTATATCAAGTTCAAATAGCACATGTGAAAGGTGAAAGCTTATACTACTATATAGTACAACAGAGCGAAGACCAAAATCCAAAGCAATGCGATGAAAGCATATAGTAAAATTAAAACTGAAGAAGACGAAGACCGGGCCTGGTCAATGACACATTTTCTGTCGTGACGAAATAAATTCTTTCTGCATTTTGCCATGTTCACCTCATTTGTGCACATTGTAGTCTTATATCGGAAGCAAAACACTCGTCTTTTTTGACCCGTTACTGCTAGTGTCAGACCAAACAATTCCATAATACCAATTAATATGTTCGAAATACAAaacattaagttttttttttttttgagaatgaaagaaACATTTTATTCCAGAATAATACGATTACATAAAAcgggaatgaccggtggtggacataagttccccactctcctccctaagaACACCCTCAGTTACGGGTCCGTCATCCACGATGACATCCATGAACCAAAAGGGCTCAACCCCTAACCAAACCAATCGCCCCTCAACTCGGGCTACAACATAAGACAACTTCCGAGAGTCACGATAAATCCCTGCAGCCAACATTACACACAGCCACTTCCCCTTCATCAACACCGTGTCCCAATCcaaccagaccacgtgcaagagCAAGTCACTACcacattgacaacaagaaaacaCCGAGAATAAAACATGTAGTCCCCGGACATAACGCCATATCAACAGCACTTCATCCATACTAGCCCAGGAGACAAAATACATTCTCACAGCCAACCTCAAGAGGATAGATACTCCCTTCAACACCATGACCAAAAAccgccagaccacgtgcaagagCTTCTCCCCATTACTTTGACCACAAAAAAGGTAAATTGAAATCCTGGGAATGACA is a genomic window containing:
- the LOC133737080 gene encoding uncharacterized protein LOC133737080, producing MRQSNATKQSKLMRFISSPIRSLTKAKNFYMKSLEDCAAKVGYGGGGAGVGGYTASQVPQLPRSFSGNSSSSNDDEDLRQLLRTASSKKNNDAEKRDNKVAGSEMHRRGRPNVSIRQPTMNNAMGMRSYSVGLKMGRIDEERASTFEEDEVDVKADFYTRNRSYGVNKRNAGIV